The Cucurbita pepo subsp. pepo cultivar mu-cu-16 chromosome LG18, ASM280686v2, whole genome shotgun sequence nucleotide sequence tttaatggCTGGAAAAAAACACTGCACCAACCCTTCACTTTCtccagaagaagaaacagCTGTGGTTAGATTTAGTCGTTAAGTTTTAATGTCTGTTGATTCCGACCATAAACAACCACCACCATCCCATAATCTGTATGAGAATTAGGGTCAGAGTTCTAACAAACCTGTCTTCTGTGTTCGTATGGGCGCCCATGTCGATCAATCCACGAAGTAGAATCACAAAGCTTGTTCTTCACTAGCTCCATGTCGATCAATCCTCTTAGGATAGGCTGACACGAATCTCCTCACtaactaattcaaatatttcatctACCCTGCAATGTGAAAAACTCTTATTAACAAACTTCTATGCATACCACAACATGCCAGTTTTGGGCtcttcaaatatataaagCCAACTGCTCAAAATTTTACCTGCTTTTCTCTATGTTTCAACTCgagggaaggaaaaaaaaaactttagttCTTACCTTTTTGTGTGTATGTTCACGTCTGCAAGCCATGCAACAAGATAGACCTGTTTCAACTCGTCTTATTAGTGGTGTGATAACCAAAGGGCAAGTTTCTGCATGGCTAACGAAtattgaaatagaaaagaaaatgatctTAGTTCCATGGATGAACTTCGGAAGGTGATAGGCGAAGGGCGAGTTTATGCATGTCTTATGAATATTAACTACTAAAGCACTGATGTGGATAGCAAAGAGTTCAAGACCTGCAAAACTTCTGGGTTTGGCTGATGGTTACGACTAACCATATGTGTATTGGATTCATGACCCTTCAAGGTTGGATGAAGCGGCATGCTAGTTTCCTCAGAGAGCAAGTTGCACAAACGCAAGTTGTCGAACTCCCCCGAGTAAAGCTCTTCTGACCAGACCAAGCTGTATTGTGAGGATCCAGAACTAATAGAAAGAAGTTCCATCAAAAGCTGCCGCTGCATCAACCaagtaataaaaggaaaatttatTGTACAAAGAATATCATGTTGACGAAGCCTCAAAGCAGGCAGCAAGTCATTCAATTACCTTCAGATTCAACTCCAACCCAAACATTTGAACAAGCTCCTCTGCCAATTTCTCTGAGTTCATTTTAAGGGGGAAAAACTCGTAATAAGTTCGTGTCAGATCCAAATTCTTTCCTACTGTCATCAAAATAAAGTACATTCGATAACAAAAGgcttattttcattctttcctACTGTCATCTAAGTTTGCGTCAGATCCAAATTCTTTCCTACTGTCTtgagaaaatttcattcattgtgAACTCGAAGGGTTATAactaattttcattcattacgAACTCAAAAGTGCAAGCCTGATTAATGAGGTCTTAGAAACTTCATACGCACCAAAGCAAGGGATTGTCAATGATGTAAATACGGAGATGCCACCACCATCTCCAGCATCCTCACTTTGATTGTCCTCAAAGCTAGTGGAAAATTGTATGAGCGTGCTACTACTTGTTCCCTTGAAATAACATCTCATCAATCTGCAAGTGTTGACCATCTGAACTACAACATCAACCTGCGAAAAGCTTTTGAAAACACATATGTTACAGAACATCGGTTGAGTAGAGAACCAGCAGAATTATGTGAAAGGAGACAGAAACTTCTAGCTTTTGGTTGCTCAAGTTATTATTGACATTAATATGATCAAACATATTTTGGTGGCTAATCCAATCTGTATAAATTTTTGGCTAAACAGAAGCTTCAACTCCATGTGAGTTACTCATTTCGGGGACGGGGAAAATAACTTTGGGTTATGCCCGACAACTTCCTCAGATTGGATAATGATCATATCAGTGtgagaagaaaattaagacAGTTTTTATAACGTAATGGTTTTGGCCTAATTTCTAATGGattaacagaaaaaaaaggggaaaaaaaaaaaccctgtACCATGTCCTTGTATGAAGATAAGAGTTTACTTCGATAAAGTTCCTGAAACAAGATTGAATAGTACACAGCGTGTTAGTAAAAATCATGAAAGATTGTTTTCATCTCTCCATGCTTAAAAATCATGAATAAGCAATTGTCTAGAGCAAAGTTGGAACAGAAAACTCCTTGGTCTTTGACTCTTGTAGCATACTAAATCGCCAAcagactaaaaaaattaagctgATAGGAAGATCACAACGAGAAATTCAATTCCAAAATCAAACAGGCAAGGATTAATAAGCTCCGCCAAAGATTATGACATCCAGCAAACTATCAGCTAGTATAAAAAATCACCTGCTGCTTAGACAATTTTAAACAAGCTTTATTTCGTATATCAAGCATGTCGCTGAGAGAACCTAGCTCCATAGAAGGCATATACCTGAAAGTTAAACCACAAAACCAACAATAAAAATCCCAAACAAGCAAGACCTAGCAACCATGTTAGACCAGAGCAAATAGAGGAGTTTATGGAAGTACTTTTGTGATAGATAGGCATTGACAACAGATGTAGCATGAGATCGCCcggtagaagaagaagaagcccaTTGTTGTTTGAGTGAAGACAACTTCGACCACTGATTCCGAATGTTCCTTTGCGCTGATGGCCGCCATAGCCTTATTACCGAAGGAAGTAGAGGCGACGAGCTTGGTGTCGTAATGCTGCCAGATTTCGAAATAGCTCCTTTAGAAGGAGGCGTAGAGAAATGCTGAGCCTCCATGGCGATCAGGCTTTTTATCCGGTCGTCGAGGCAATTGAAGTGGCGGCCGGCGGAGGAAGACAGAATGCTGTTAACTTGGGGGAGcgaagaaaagagaggaagcggtttatatataatataacatttaataaaattaaaattataaattaataataatatttaccACTGTTTTGActtcatttacatttttaaaaaaatcaaaattatttaaataacactttatattctcaaaatcttattaatatatataaaaaagaaatatggaaACTATccatttaatatttgatgGGTTCAGTTCGGTTCAACTGAACCAATCGCCTCCTTCACGCGGCCTGAAAATCCAACCCGGATAATAGACCGGAGCTGAATTCAGTTTGGTATAAGCTTAAGAACCGGATTCACCAAAGCAATCGTATCCAGCGAGTGGAAGAGGCTGAGTCGTCCAGACTCGAGAGTCAGTCAAGCGATGTCGACACAAGCGAATGATCCACGGCAGCCGTCGGCGGCGAAGCCTTTTGTTTCTCCGCCAGTGAATCCGCAAGATCTGCCAGTCGATTATTCCGGTTTCATTGCCGTAGTTTTCGGCATCGCAGGTGTCATGTTCAGGGTAATTCTGCTTATTTTCGAGCACTGATACGGTAGCTATGGCGATCTTACTTTTTACTCATGTGACTCTCTTGGTTTTGGTTGAAATTGGGCAGTACAAGCTTAGTTCGTGGTTGGCCATCATATTTTGTGCCCAATCGCTTGCGAATATGAGGAATATTGAGAATGATCTCAAGCAGATTTCCATGGCCATGATGTGAGTTTTCTTCCCCTCCCGATCTATATTTTCTGTTAGTTCATATgtattatttgttaaatttggGTTGGTCTGAGATCTGAACATTCTAAATTCAGCCTTAGGTGGCCTTTTCCGCGCTTTGTAAATGCaacaattaatatttattagctaGGGGATCGAACCAACATCCAAGAATATATAAGTTGAAGTAAGGATAGAAGAGATAGTATTTACAGTCTTTTACACTAGCAATATTGTTTTGTGATCTTTCTGATTCAGAAATGATTGCGTCCTCAACACTTGAGATTTAGGAACCTTGAATCTTAGTTACGGACTGGCATCTATCATTGTAGTTTTAGTTTACCTCATGTCAGCCTCAAAACGTTGTGTGCAAACAATGAACATTCTCCCTTGGCAAATTTCCAttgccatttttatttttcctttgtaTTCTTGCTTCTTATCCTTTCATTTATGCATGGATTTAGAGTCATAGATCATGTGacttgtaaattttaattaatcatcaTAAAAATTACCTTTCTTGCGAACAGGAACCAGAGAATTGAAATAAGATTTGGATTAAGAACTTGCAAAATAAGAAATTGTTGTAAATTATCTCAAAGTAATCTGAGGAACTTGAACACCTCTCTCAAGCAAACTCAAGTTTAGATAACTACATAAATGTTGCCTTCACCTGCTTCCCATTCACTCTATTTATAACCACCTCTCATTAGCAAACTCCTTAGCTGATGATATCAATCTGTCCTTGGATCCTAATAACATTTCTAATATCTACCCTGTTTGTACTCCTGACGGTTACttgggaaagaaaaatacagcAGAGACTTAGTTATGAGTGTGTAATGAGAGTGCCATCTATTGGTTGTTCTTCCGTTGATTCAAAATGCCGTCCAACCTGAGTTGGGGTGAGTTGTGGCATGACGACTAAAATGCGCACGAGGTCAACTGACCTGTGAAACTGCATCTCTTAGTTTCTCCCTTTGATGATGGGTTAAGAACTTTAAGACAAATGACAGAGGGTAGCATGATTGTCTGTAATGTTAACTAATAGTTTGAGGACAATCAGGGCGGAATACAAAACTATAGAGGGTAGGTGatgttcataaaattttcttcgGTAAAACTCAGTCTAGGCAGGTCATCTTGGGCTTTCAAATTGGTTTTCAAGTTTAAGCAGATCATCTTGAGTCACAACTAGCTTGAGTGATTTTTCTGTTAACATAGTCAACATTTTACTATGATTCATTAGCATCGGTTTATATCCATTTGTGGTTTTAACTCATCTTTGGTCTCAAATCCAGGTTTGCTATCATGGGATTAGTAACCAATTACTTGAGTCCTACGCGACCAGGAACGAAGAGTTAGACTCCTCGCTTAGAATGTTCACGacgttttttcctttttttcttttacgtAATTTACTTTAGGAGCTTTTTAGGGTTGGTGACTGTTTTTATATTATGATGGAGAACGAACATAGGGACCAactatatgttttttttaattaatatcggGTCAGTTTGCGTGCACCTTGACTATTTGATAAGTGATGTCGTAGTATCTAGATGAGCTTACTCCTCCCATCAAGAAGATACCCAGTGTGGAGCCAAGTGAGATGCCACATTTTTCTTTAGCATTCATATTAACTCGAATCCCAAACGGGTGTTCAAAAGATTtaatgattcaaaatttttcGTATGGAGGGGGGGAGTGGGTTATCTAAGCTCGAGGTTGGTTTTGGTTAGATTTGTTTAGTTGATTTATGAGGTTGGAACTTGGATGATTTAATTCgaatttattatgaattcAAAAGTATTGTTATGGAAGAATTACTTATAATATGTGTGACTCCTCTCAGCCTCATCTTGTTTGTCAATTCTCAattcttttagatttttattaatggaaaaaaatgaaaataaaatttctcttttaaataacaagttagtaatttaacttaaattaaataattagaattCATTCCGatcataattttcattatatatatgtaaaatgaaaaaaacttGTGTATGGCAGCATATTGATAAAGCTTATTTATGGTCAGTTTTGTACATTGATCATATTTAATCTTGAGCctagacataaaatttattatatgtttttaaatctaaaaaataacttGTTTTTAATCCAtgtaattttttcaataatcaaACTAGGacgttttttttatactttccCAAATTCAACTAGGTGGGTAGAGGAATTTCACacataaatgtaaaatattttagtaatCTACTAgacacttttaaaagttttatggaCGAAATGGATACCGACCTCTAAATTTCGTGACTAAACTTATAAAACCATTACTTCACATCTTTCTTTGAATTAATACGGGCTAAGCTTTGCTTAATTTGCTTCCATAACTTTCCAGTAAGTGAGGTCGTTCCTTTGACcatctctatttttcttttatgttgaCAACCTGAACATAATAAGATTGATCGGCTACAAAGTTAGAGAGTCAAAAGTTCGAGAATTAGAACTAAAAAGAAGGAAGGGAAGAATATAAATCACCTTGGCACGTGATCCTCTTAGTTGAGCCAACGCtactttgtttataaatttgattcaaaCGTTGGCGATAAAATGGAGAATTGATCAAATGGTTAGATAAAAGATTGGGACTGAAATGAGTGGCTTTGTTGATGTGACCGATCATCGCTTGAAACTCTTCATAATCATACAAATCGCTCTTCTTTTTATCCCCATCTTTTGAGCCTCTTGATTGCTTTTCTTCCATACCAATTCCttgctttctttttcgatttctcaacctctttatggacaaattattattattattattattattatttgtatttcttGTTAATAACGTAAGAacaatatacatttttattgaaaatttatttattttcctttgttttcaaCGTCACTATaccaaatcaaatatttttagacgaaaacaaaaaatagtaaggctattaatttcttttaaagcttttcaaatttaaaataaatttcattttt carries:
- the LOC111779653 gene encoding uncharacterized protein LOC111779653 produces the protein MEAQHFSTPPSKGAISKSGSITTPSSSPLLPSVIRLWRPSAQRNIRNQWSKLSSLKQQWASSSSTGRSHATSVVNAYLSQKYMPSMELGSLSDMLDIRNKACLKLSKQQELYRSKLLSSYKDMVDVVVQMVNTCRLMRCYFKGTSSSTLIQFSTSFEDNQSEDAGDGGGISVFTSLTIPCFEKLAEELVQMFGLELNLKRQLLMELLSISSGSSQYSLVWSEELYSGEFDNLRLCNLLSEETSMPLHPTLKGHESNTHMVSRNHQPNPEVLQVYLVAWLADVNIHTKRVDEIFELVSEEIRVSLS
- the LOC111779618 gene encoding protein Asterix gives rise to the protein MSTQANDPRQPSAAKPFVSPPVNPQDLPVDYSGFIAVVFGIAGVMFRYKLSSWLAIIFCAQSLANMRNIENDLKQISMAMMFAIMGLVTNYLSPTRPGTKS